AATTTACTTGCTATCTTTGCAGCTTCAGCTGTTGCAGTTGGATTATTTTACGGAGCAGGATTATTTTACGGCCAAAGAAGCCCACTTCCAGTAATGGAATACTGGCGCTGGTGGGTTGTACACCTTTGGGTTGAAGGCTTTTTTGAGGTCTTTGCTACCGCTTCACTTGCTTTTGTGTTTGTTAGTCTTGGTCTTGTTTCAAAGAGATTTGCTACGTTTTCAACGCTTGCAAGTGCATCACTTTTCCTAGTAGGCGGAATTCCAGGAACTTTCCACCACTTATATTTTGCGGGTACTACAACACCTATAATGGCAGTTGGCGCTAGCTTCTCAGCACTTGAGGTAGTTCCTCTTGTATTGCTTGGTGCTGAAGCTTATGAGCATTACAGACTTCAGTTTGCTCAAAATTGGGCTAAGACATTAAAATGGCCACTTTACTGCTTTATCGCAGTTGCTTTCTGGAATATGCTAGGTGCTGGCGTGTTTGGATTTTTGATAAATCCTCCGATTTCACTATTTTATATCCAAGGCCTAAATACGACTCCAGTTCACGGACATGCTGCGCTATTTGGTGTTTATGGATTTTTGGCACTTGGATTTGTTTGGCTAGTAGCTACTTATCTATTCAAAGGTCAAGAATTTGACGAGAAGCTTATGAAAGTAGGCTTTTGGGGCTTAAATATAGGCCTTATGCTAATGATCGTGCTTTCACTACTTCCAATAGGAATTTATCAAGCATTTGCAAGCCTAGAGCATGGTATGTGGTATGCAAGAAGCGCTGAGCTTTTACAACAATCACACTTGCAAAATTTAAGATGGGTAAGAATGATTGGCGATACGATTTTAATAATCGGTGGAATCAGCTTCCTTGCACAACTTCTAAAATTTATGCTTAATAAAAAATCTTAAAACTAAAGGGGTACTTTGCCCCTTTATTAAGCTATCTTTTCATAAAATAACGCAAATTTAAAAGGAAAGAAATGATTACATTTTTTAAAAGAATTTGCGTTATTTTTATCGTACTCTTACACTCTTTTTTAGCTCTTGTAGTTGATTATTCATTTCCACACTATGCAAATGTACAAATCACAGGTGGCGATGTCAAACGTATGGACAAAGATGGTATCATCGACGCTAAAAATCCGGCAGATGGCCCTACCAGAGATGTTTATTTTATCTACACTAAAGATTCTAATAATTCAAATAAAGTCATGGCTTATAGAAATGAAGATACTGCATGGGGATTTCCGTTTTATTTTAAATTTAACTCAGCTGATGTACAAGCCAAAGCTCAAGGCTTTGCAAATAGCGATAAAAACGTAACTGTGAAATATTATGGATATAGAATTTCTATGCTTCAAGAGTTTAGAAATGTCATCTCACTAAAAGAAAGCGGCACTGATACTAGTTGGCCGGTAGCTAGCTATGTATTTTACTTTATCTTGTTTATCTCGCTAATCATTTGGATAAGAAAGATAAATAAGGCCTTTAGACCAAAAACTAGTGAAAATTTAGAGAAATAGATAGCATTTGTTTTAGCTATTTGATATTTTAAAAATCAAAAAGGGAGCTTTGTCTCTCTTTTATCTTTAAAAATTTCTAATGCTATCAAGTATATTTTTAGCTTGTTTGCTCTGCTATGCCATTTGTTATATTTATCTACACTTTCTCAGTCTATAAAATAAAATTCTACATCTAGATTATTTTT
The sequence above is drawn from the Campylobacter concisus genome and encodes:
- a CDS encoding DUF1523 family protein, with product MITFFKRICVIFIVLLHSFLALVVDYSFPHYANVQITGGDVKRMDKDGIIDAKNPADGPTRDVYFIYTKDSNNSNKVMAYRNEDTAWGFPFYFKFNSADVQAKAQGFANSDKNVTVKYYGYRISMLQEFRNVISLKESGTDTSWPVASYVFYFILFISLIIWIRKINKAFRPKTSENLEK